One Glycine soja cultivar W05 chromosome 7, ASM419377v2, whole genome shotgun sequence genomic window, TTTTGAATCGTAGGAGTAGTCATAAAGTTATTATCCGGAGTATAACCTATTACATTAGTTATCTCTaggttatatatttatttcattaaaattttattttaatattatatgtttattattttgatatcaTAACTTAGTACTGATTTATAACTACGAACATGTaacctttgtaaaaaaaataaaataaactgagaacgtgtaattataaaaaaacgttatttttaacattatattatttaacataagtaaatatttaatatttaaacaaaaataataagtataaaaaattatcttaaaaattaaaactaatgatttttgttataattacaTGTTCtttaggttatttttttatttatcaattagcataatagttaattttactaaatatttttaatttaataaactaacttaaaatttttttagttaaaattataatttcaaaaatacTGGTGTGGCTATAGCCTCAACGTGGGTCCGCCCCTGCCTATAAATGTGGCTAATTGATTCATCTCAAGGCTAtcctatctatctatctagCGCTGACTTAGCTTGCTCATATTTTGTTTGCCATGGCACTGCATTTCAAAACgtgcattttttctttcaaacctCATCAAATTATGACAACAAAGGCTCAGCTTTCTCAAAGCTTCAATCCTGCTAAACTTGATTCTCTTCACATTGCCAACAAATGGAACATTGTTCAAGAAGAAAGATCTAGCGCATTATTCACAAAAACTGTATGtatttccaaattttaattatactagTGTCTTGCTAATCTTCTCGTTGTAACTTGAAAATGATAGCAAACACACGCACGCAcacacgaaaaaaaaaaagaaatttaacatCAAGGGTTTTGAAGTAATTGTGTACTTTCTTTGGCAGGGAGATCTCATCAGCATTAATCACTCAGACAAACTGGAGGTGGTCAAGAATGAATTTATGAACACTGTGGGTGAAAATTCATTAAGAGGTTTGTACATGATTGATGCCATGCAGCGCCTAAATATTGATTACCACTTCCAAGAGGAAATTGAAGAATTCCTAAGGAGGCAATATGTGAATTCTACTACTATTGCGGGTGGTTATTATGGTGATGATATTCATGAGATTGCACTTCGCTTCAGGCTATTGAGACAACAAGGTTTCTTTGTGCCCGAAGGTTTGTTTCTAATCCCtctgaaaatgatattttcacgtgcctaattttttatactatcattCATACACCGACCCCCTACTATGCTAAAAACCATAAAACAATATATTGTGCATAGCTTGTATGCAGTTTGGTTAGATATTGGAGGGAAAGTTTTGCTCAATACAATGAACTTGCTTAACTTAAACATAATTGTCTGTGAAAGATAtctatctaaaaaaattacataagacTATTATGGTCTCCATCCATCTTTAAGATacataattgaattttattaattagaaaactcaactaatttttaatgtaaaaaattgaatagaCTCTTAAACTCAACTACATTAAAtatgtgaaaaaatattattctttttccgTCCCCTTTGCCAAAGCTTAAGAATGATTGCTTTCCCTTTTGATATTGGAAGACTAAAATGTTTGTTCATTGGAAATACCAGAGGTGTTTCACAAGTTCACAAACAAGGAGGGAAAGTTCAACCAAAAACTTGGTGAAAATATAAAGGGAATGGTAGAGTTATATGAAGCCTCACCGTTAGGCATAGCAGGGGAAGACACACTTGCTGAAGCTGGTGAATTTAGTGGCCCAGTCCTAAAGGAAAAGTTGGATTGTATAGATATCCATAATCTTGAAGCTAAGTTTGTGAAGAGAACCTTAGAACAACCTTTCCACAAAAGCTTGCCCATGTTTACTGCTAGAAATTTCTTTGGTGATTTCGATGCCACGAATACATGGTTAGGTTCCTTAAAAGAAGTGGCGAAAATGGATTTCAGTTTGCTGCAATGCATGTACCATCGAGAGATTACTCAAATTTCAAAGTATGAAAATTTAACTTTAACTTTTTAAGGACTAATACTTTACTTTGTCATTACAAAAGCTTAGTCCTCATGGTTCAATTGTTTTGCAGCTGGTGGACAGGGCTTGGTTTAGCCAACGAGTTAATGTATGCAAGAAATCAACCACTTAAATGGTACATTTGGTCATTGGCATGTTTCACGGATCCTACTTTGTCAGAGGAAAGGGTTGAGCTCACAAAACCAATATCTTTAATCTACATAATAGATGACATTTTCGATGTTTATGGGACACTAGATGAATTAACTCTTTTCACAGAAGCTGTTTGCAGGTAAATGCAACACTTATTGATAGTAAGAGTTTTCATAGacgaaaagaaattaaaaaaatgattaatgatTTTTGAATATTGCAGATGGGATATTACAGCAATTGAGCAGCTACCAGATTACATGAAGGCATGTTTCGGAGTTCTCTACAATCTCACAAATGAAATCAGCTCCAAGGTCTATCAGAAGCACGGGTGGAACCCCATAGACTCTCTACAACATGCGGTAATTAGTTACAACACACTTTTTTTAGTTATCATGCGGAATATCCGCCTGCTTTATCGATACTAATCTCCTCCGAAATCTGATAGGCTACCTTTGGTGGAGTCTCTTTGtccaattatgttttttttctatctataagactcaattcGAGATTGTTTAAGAAAATCAAACTCGGTATCACTCAAACCAACAACATGTTGGTTACAACACAGCTTCTTTACTTATATGCATATTGGCCCAGTTTAGAGTAGTTTTAGCTTATTAAACTTTTCAATTGTAAAACGTTAATTTTCTAAGAATGTGAAGTTTTAACAAGTTTAGTTTATTAAAGTATAGAGAAAGTAGATGAGAGCCTTTGAAAAAGTTCAAACATATGCATGAAGTTTGgtttataaattttcttttccttatatATTGAAAAGTTTATCCTAATTGACTCTTAATATCCTGATTATCATAGAATGTGAATAGATTGTTCATTTTACTGCAGTGGAAGAGTTTGTGCAAAGCCTTCCTAGTTGAAGCAAAATGGTTTGCTTCTGGGAACTTGCCCAGTGCCGAAGAATACTTAAAGAATGGAATAGTAAGCTCTGGAGTGCATATTGTGATGGTTcatgctttctttcttttgggGCATGGATTAACAGAGGAAAATATTAAGATCATAGACAGAAACCCTGACATCATTTCTTCCCCCGCAACAATTCTTCGACTTTGGGATGACTTGGGAAATGCAGAGGTAAAGAGATTCTACGTGTACATATGTTTTCcactccatttttttatttttatttttatttttatctcatcacttttaacatctttttacttttttctttctttctttttttccctacCTTCATTCACCCCAAATTTGGAGTCTAGACTTACTACTATTTTTGTCTTCTGCATTAACACCATATGTTATTTACCccaaatatataattgtttatatatcattattcttatataaaataaacctaatttgttgaagaaaaaatatatttaaataagacatttatttaaaaaagaaaaatatattatatcagTTTTCATCAGTGTAAAATTTTCTTGAACAACAATTACACGTTACAATTTGATTGAATGAATTGAGGGATATGATTTTTTActaagaataaaacaaaaatgtctAAGATTATATTAGTTATGCAaatgtttaattgtttttatgacTATGACAGGACGAGAATCAACAAGGCAATGATGGATCGTACGTGAATTGTCTCATGATGGATCACCCACACTACACGACGAGAACAGcaagaaaaagggtgatgagtaaGATCTCCGATGCATGGAAGAGCCTCAACCAAGAGTGCTTGTTTGGTAACCATTTCCATTCGACATTCACTAAGGCCTCACTCAATCTTGCAAGGATGGTACCATTGATGTATAGTTATGACGACAAACAGTCCCTTCCAGGGCTAGAGGAGCAAGTCAAGTCATTGCTTTATGATGATTTTCTTTAATCTCTAGGTTGGCCTAAAATAAATTGACCTCACTGATTGAAGGAAGTTCCATAATGGTTCACTATTTTCTCATActaaattttatagaaaataagtttaattaacTACAAGATTTTGTAAATTCGTGTTCTAAGACTAAGAGTACTgaataatgaattaataaatattttatttattaaaattacgtAACTGAAGTACTAAAaatcattgtaaaataaaaatcttatttaaaattttatacttttaattccTTACTATAAGGGAAAGATGGTTCACTAATTTCTTACTATatcttaaagagatttttttccagcaaaagaatatattatatataagaataataGGGTACCAGAAGCACCGGGGATTTACCGTAGATCACCTAACATGTGACTTACATTGAGATAGAAACTGAGTTGAATGATTAATTAAGAGataatgaaaaaggaaaaaggttactaataaaaattaatattttaataaattaatatttgtcgataaaaaaattagtttaaatgtaattttaattcttttattttatttaatctgtaattttattttaaaattgagacatttgttcttcctattttttttaaaaaatctataattttagtcttcttattttaaaatagaaatatttagtcttcatattttaaaaatttcaaaattttggtatattttttaatgttacatatgtttttttttactttataattaattaaatcatttttaatggtACCTTAAATAAATAGTTAGATTTAGAATTCaattaaatcaaaacaaaaaatataaacaaaattaaaagtttgataaaaaaattccaaactaattgtctttattttgaaatgagagtattaaaaaaaaaaaacacctggCCTATCCAAGTCCGATAGATGGTTACTGCACATTACTTAATTTCCTAGCCAGTAGTAGCCACTGCCACACCAAGTATATCCAACACCACACAACCAAAAGGTATATGTGTTAGAAtttatgtctcatgtgagaggcatgtgacttatgtagggactaataagtaaataattaacgattaaggactaaattgtaattgggcttaataggagaagtttctaaggttgactgctacttgatgggagtagtggttataaaaggggcttaatacccactaacgtgaaataaggtccccttcctgaccagaaaagtgttctctctcactcATAGCCATCACTAACggagagaggcagaaaagaaaggctaaaagaagtgaaatcttatttctctcattttccaAGGAGATCAAAGTGCACcggagagaagttcctatggagaaaggtacaagtcttcctatggagaaaggtacacatcattatctattgttgtttattgattgtttgtgagaaccatagatttcaagatcctgttgtttcctatcattgatagtctaggaaaccccttaagaatttttacatgtggtatcagagcatgtgttatgaaatttatgattctccaagaatgatttaatttctcttaattatgcatgaaccctaattatgaaatttagggataatttaatttctctcaattatgtatgaaccctaattatgaaatttagggataatttaatttctctcaattatgtatgaaccctaattatgaaatttagggataatttaatttctcccaattatgcataaatcctaattatgaaatttaggaattttatttttcgctgcatgtattgttttattggtaatattttattattgttgaataccaatttttggagaaagtataaatattatgtaaatttgGAGAAAACCATTGTGGCTGCCACTATCTATTTATAATGGAAAAAGAAAGCGTGAGTTGCAATTCCAATTCATGGAAAAGCTATGGCTGCTACAGTAGGTTAGTAAGTGAAGGAATTTTGAAAAGTTGCGCGTAGGTATGTTTGTTCCTATAAGAAATTttggaaattgctatttgcaacctTATGTTTGCTATTTTCAATcccacttatttttattttttatttttttttctttcgaaaaagttattgttgaacgtgattaaaggattgaaagtttatgttctgcaattaaattaatgtgaatattttacaattattggtagcagtaaatatatgtatatgctacaTAGCTTGAACGCGTTTGAAtgtaaaaacacaaataaatgcaaatattattttgtggtctggaatgaaattaatagaatggctatgaattgttaatagcaataagtatgtgcaggccatatatatttggttggaattaaatgtatgttgaatttgttagtcatcaaagtggccaaatttgtaaggttattttgttccaaattaatgattatttcaattatacttggttggaattaaatgtatgttgaatttgttagtcaccaaagtggccaaatttgtaaggttatttaattccaaaattaatgattattttgattactcatagaataatggatgctaaattatatggttattggtttatgggtaattgaaattcattgttataagacatttatggatcgcccaaaggttgattagttgttcttataattagtgaatataattgtaggcgatttatgtgtatcattagttttatttatatgcccaaaggaaatagatactactaattggtgcatatttaattgccaaataatgttaaaattttattagcatcattatgtttgtatgttgtgtgttgatgtatcacccaaaggagaacatcaatatacattgactGTTATAtgaatgaatcatatgtatgacatgtattttatgtctcaaaatacttatgtgaattttattatgtaatacatgttttgaattcattggattcttatgtatcatctgagccaattttaatgggcttaacttctctgacAGAAATGAGCAAGTTCAATTTCACCTTAGTGTTTTGGATCATGATCTTGCTatgttggaagagaagtttgttactattattgatgTTAGTAGCAGTGAAGagaaagttcattataaaacttgggaaagatctaacagactcagcctaatgttgatgagaatgactgttgcagaaagtattaagacaactctccctaaaaTCGAAAGTGCTAAAAAGTTTATGGGATTAGTAGGAGAGTATTCTCAAACAGCTGATAAGTCTGTTgttgggacattaatgagtacattgaccaccatgaagtttaatggttcacgtactatgtatgaacatgtcattgagatgacaaacattgcagtaagacttaagaccttgggaatataatggctgtgaatgagaactttcttgttcagtttattctaaactcattaccGTCTGAGTTTGGCCCGTTCTAAATgaactataataccatgaaagataaatggaatgtgcatgaattgcacagtatgttagttcaaaaagaaacgaggcttaagaatcaaggaagtcacttaGTCCATTATGTTagccaccaagggaatcaaggagcttgaaaagaaatttatgaagaagcatgataaaggcaaagggtcattaaagaataatgacgactctttgcaaatccagaagaaaggtatcaaagggcaataattgtcaattttgtgaaattaagaCATTTCCAAAAGGATTGTCTAAAATgtaagtcttggttcgaaaagaatTGTGAGCTTAATactcatgtatgttttgaatcaaacttaactgtagtttcccatgatacatgatggattaattctggatgtatgactcatgtttctaacattatgcagagattccttacaatccaaaccataagcccaaatgagaagttcattTTCATAGGGAATGAAGTGAAAGCTCTAGTGGAAATAGTTGaaacttattatttaaaacGCAACACTGGACATCGTTTAGATTTATTGGAAACTccttatgtacctagtttatctaggaatttagtttcattatctaaacttgaagTTACtgcatactcttttaattttggtaatggatgtttcaatttatttaagcataatcatctcattggtactggtattcttgtgatggtttatataaattggaaatagacagtttgtatgctgaaactgttttaactctgcatcataatgttgacACTAAACATAGTTTAATGAATGAACGATatgctttcttgtggcataaacgtttaggtcacatttctagagaaaggatggaaagattaataaagaatgaaattcttccttatctagattttacggatctaaatatttgtgtgggttgtattaagggaaaacaagcaaaacatacaaagaaaggagctacaagaagcactcagcttcttgaaattgtgcatactgatatttgtgaaCCTTTTGATATTAGTTCtttcagaaagaaaagatactttatcaccATTATTGATAATTATTCACATTAtggttatgtctacttactgccTGAGATTTCTCAGGCAATGAATGCCATAGAAATTTACTAGAATGAAGTAAAAAGACAATTAGACagaaatgtgaaaattattagatatgatagaggtgatgagtattacggaagatatgatgaaactgggcaacacccaggtccatttgctaagcttGTTCAGAAACGTGCATTTGTGTGCAATACACAATTCccggtacaccacaacaaaatggtgtatcagaaaggcggaatagaactttaatggatatggttaggagtatgttaatcaattagaCTTTATCCGTATCCTTGTGGATGTATACCTTGAAAATTGCCATGTAGTTGTTGAACAGGGTTCCTAGTAAGGtagttccaaagacaccttttgagctGTAGACAAATAGGAtacctagtataaggcacctgcatgtttggggttgccaggcagaaataaggatttataatccgcaagaaagaaaattggatgcaagaacaatcagtggatatttcattggttatccagaaaagttaaaagggtatatgttttattgttctaatcatagtatgagaattgtcaaaactggaaatgcaaggttcattggaaatgatgaaatcagagggagtacagttccacgagaaatggaaattaaagaagttagagtgtaAGTCCTTTTAGCTTATGCCTCTAACAGTAAGGTGATTGCTCCTTCAGTTATTgctacaaaattaatgaagaggagcaacacaataatgaaccCATGATGCATGATGAACCTATTATGGAAGAACCACAAGAAGTAACATTAAagaggtctcaaagagaaaggagaccag contains:
- the LOC114419462 gene encoding (3S,6E)-nerolidol synthase 1-like — its product is MALHFKTCIFSFKPHQIMTTKAQLSQSFNPAKLDSLHIANKWNIVQEERSSALFTKTGDLISINHSDKLEVVKNEFMNTVGENSLRGLYMIDAMQRLNIDYHFQEEIEEFLRRQYVNSTTIAGGYYGDDIHEIALRFRLLRQQGFFVPEEVFHKFTNKEGKFNQKLGENIKGMVELYEASPLGIAGEDTLAEAGEFSGPVLKEKLDCIDIHNLEAKFVKRTLEQPFHKSLPMFTARNFFGDFDATNTWLGSLKEVAKMDFSLLQCMYHREITQISNWWTGLGLANELMYARNQPLKWYIWSLACFTDPTLSEERVELTKPISLIYIIDDIFDVYGTLDELTLFTEAVCRWDITAIEQLPDYMKACFGVLYNLTNEISSKVYQKHGWNPIDSLQHAWKSLCKAFLVEAKWFASGNLPSAEEYLKNGIVSSGVHIVMVHAFFLLGHGLTEENIKIIDRNPDIISSPATILRLWDDLGNAEDENQQGNDGSYVNCLMMDHPHYTTRTARKRVMSKISDAWKSLNQECLFGNHFHSTFTKASLNLARMVPLMYSYDDKQSLPGLEEQVKSLLYDDFL